Part of the Janibacter endophyticus genome is shown below.
CTGGGAGTGGGACGTGGGCGAGGCGCCGCGCTTCGGGCTCGTCCATCTCGACTGGGAGAGCGGGGATCGGACGGTCAAGGAGTCCGGGCGGTTCTACGCGCAGATCATCGCGAACCGCGGGGTGACCGAGGAGATGCACGCCCGCCACGTCGCCCCCCAGGCCTACCGCACCGCCTGACGATCCAAATTTCCCTAGGGAGATGAGATCCGCTCGCGAACATTCGCGGGCCGATGACAGAAGCCTGGGGAAATTTGGATCTGCTGGACCGGGCGAAGGGGGAGTGGGTGGGTTACTCGGTGTCGCGGTCGGCGGCCTCGGCGGCCTTGGCGTGCCGCTCGAGGACCTCGGTGAGCTTGTTGGCGCCGGCGATGACGGTGGCCGCGTGGAGGCGCCCGGGCTGGCGGGAGAGCCGCTCGATCGGTCCCGAGATCGAGACGGCCGCGATGACCCGGCCGGAGGGGGAGCGGACCGGGGCCGAGACCGAGGCGACGCCCGGCTCGCGCTCGCCGACGCTCTGCGCCCAACCTCGGCGGCGGACCTGGGAGAGCATCGTCGCGGTGAAGGCCGCACCGTGCAGGCCATGGTGCAGCCGGTCGGGCTCCTCCCACGCGAGGAGGACCTGGGCGGCCGAACCGGCGAGCATGCTCAGGGTCGCGCCGACGGGGATCGAGTCACGCAGGCCGACCGGGCGCTCGGCCGCGGCGACGCACACGCGGTGCTCGCCCTGGCGGCGGAAGAGCTGCGCCGACTCGTTCGTGTGGTCGCGCAGCGCGCCGAGGACGGGGTTGGCCGCGACGAGGAGCTTGTCCTCGCCGGCCGAGGCGGCGAGCTCGCCGAGACGCGGACCGAGGATGAAGCGGCCCTGCATGTCGCGACCGACGAGGCGGTGGTGCTCCAGCGCGACGGCGAGGCGGTGCGCCGTGGGGCGGGCCAGACCGGTCGCCGTGACGAGCTGAGCGAGGGTCGAGGGGCCGGCCTCGAGGGCGCTCAGCACGATGGCGGCCTTGTCGAGAACGCCGACGCCACTTCCGTTGTCCATGTGCTGATACTGACATCTCACGACCTGAGACGCAAGATGACCGACGCGACCTGCGTGCGACCCTCGCCCCAGGACACCGCTCGACGGCACCACCCGGCGAGCGTCAACCGACGAAGGAGAGCAGGTCCAGCATGGGCAAGACCCTGGCGGAGAAGGTGTGGGACGCGCACGTCGTCCGGCGTGCTGAGGGCGAGCCGGACCTCATCTACATCGATCTCCACCTCCTGCACGAGGTGACCAGCCCGCAGGCCTTCGAGGGCCTCCGGCTCGCCGGTCGCCCCCTTCGCCGTCCCGACCTCACCCTCGCCACCGAGGACCACAACGTCCCGACCACCCCTGGCCCCATCACCGACCCGGTGAGCAAGACCCAGGTCGAGACGCTGCGCGCCAACTGCGAGGAGTTCGGCGTCCGGCTCTTCCCGATGGGCGACGCCGAGCAGGGCATCGTCCACGTCGTCGGTCCGCAGCTCGGGCTGACCCAGCCGGGCATGACCGTCGTCTGCGGCGACAGCCACACCTCGACCCACGGCGCCTTCGGCGCGCTCGCCTTCGGCATCGGCACGAGCGAGGTCGAGCACGTCATGGCGACGCAGACCCTCTCGCTCAAGCCCTTCAAGACGATGGCGATCAACGTCACCGGCGAGCTCGCCGACGGCGTCACTGCCAAGGACCTCATCCTCGCCGTCATCGCCAAGATCGGCACCGGCGGCGGCCAGGGCCACGTCCTGGAGTACCGCGGCCCGGCCATCGAGGCGCTCTCGATGGAGGCCCGGATGACCGTGTGCAACATGTCGATCGAGGCCGGCGCCCGCGCCGGCATGATCGCCCCCGACCAGACGACCTTCGACTACCTGCAGGGACGCGAGCACGCGCCGCAGGGCGCCGACTGGGACGCCGCCGTCGCCGACTGGAGCCAGCTGCGCACCGACGACGACGCGACCTTCGACGCCGTCGTCGACATCGACGCCGCGACGCTCACCCCCTTCGTCACCTGGGGCACCAACCCCGGCCAGGGCGCGCCGCTCGGCGACGCCGTCCCCGACCCCGAGCACATCGCCGACGAGTCCGAGCGCGTCGCCGCGGCGAACGCGCTCGAGTACATGGGGCTCATCGCCGGCACGCCGCTGCGCGAGATCGCCGTCGACACCGTCTTCGTCGGGTCGTGCACCAACGGGCGCATCGAGGACCTGCGCGCAGCCGCCGAGGTCGTCAAGGGCCGCAAGGTCGCCGACGGCGTGCGCATGCTCGTCGTCCCCGGCTCGGCGCGGGTCCGGCTGCAGGCCGAGGCCGAGGGGCTCGACGCCGTCTTCACCGAGGCCGGTGCCGAGTGGCGCCTCCCCGGGTGCTCGATGTGCCTCGGCATGAACCCCGACACCCTCGCCCCCGGCGAGCGCAGCGCGTCGACCTCGAACCGCAACTTCGAGGGACGGCAGGGCAAGGGTGGTCGCACCCACCTCGTGAGCCCGCTCGTCGCCGCGGCCACCGCCGTGCGAGGCACCCTCGCCAGCCCGGCCGACCTCGAGCCCGTCGCCCAGAGCGTCTGAGGAGCAACGATGGAGAAGTTCACCACCCACACCGGCATCGGCGTCCCGCTGCGCCGCAGCAACGTCGACACCGACCAGATCATCCCGGCGGTCT
Proteins encoded:
- a CDS encoding IclR family transcriptional regulator — encoded protein: MDNGSGVGVLDKAAIVLSALEAGPSTLAQLVTATGLARPTAHRLAVALEHHRLVGRDMQGRFILGPRLGELAASAGEDKLLVAANPVLGALRDHTNESAQLFRRQGEHRVCVAAAERPVGLRDSIPVGATLSMLAGSAAQVLLAWEEPDRLHHGLHGAAFTATMLSQVRRRGWAQSVGEREPGVASVSAPVRSPSGRVIAAVSISGPIERLSRQPGRLHAATVIAGANKLTEVLERHAKAAEAADRDTE
- the leuC gene encoding 3-isopropylmalate dehydratase large subunit, which produces MGKTLAEKVWDAHVVRRAEGEPDLIYIDLHLLHEVTSPQAFEGLRLAGRPLRRPDLTLATEDHNVPTTPGPITDPVSKTQVETLRANCEEFGVRLFPMGDAEQGIVHVVGPQLGLTQPGMTVVCGDSHTSTHGAFGALAFGIGTSEVEHVMATQTLSLKPFKTMAINVTGELADGVTAKDLILAVIAKIGTGGGQGHVLEYRGPAIEALSMEARMTVCNMSIEAGARAGMIAPDQTTFDYLQGREHAPQGADWDAAVADWSQLRTDDDATFDAVVDIDAATLTPFVTWGTNPGQGAPLGDAVPDPEHIADESERVAAANALEYMGLIAGTPLREIAVDTVFVGSCTNGRIEDLRAAAEVVKGRKVADGVRMLVVPGSARVRLQAEAEGLDAVFTEAGAEWRLPGCSMCLGMNPDTLAPGERSASTSNRNFEGRQGKGGRTHLVSPLVAAATAVRGTLASPADLEPVAQSV